From Zingiber officinale cultivar Zhangliang chromosome 5B, Zo_v1.1, whole genome shotgun sequence, the proteins below share one genomic window:
- the LOC121987055 gene encoding ethylene-responsive transcription factor ESR2-like: MEETGGAGYQKPPRSGGRRGGGGTETGKSDVGTRYRGVRRRPWGRYAAEIRDPLSKERRWLGTFDTAEQAACAYDIAARAMRGIKARTNFHYPPPPPLPPPTVPPPDRWPNSSYNTLLLRNLINSSPLRPHCYNSPPPPPPILCHGIPCVNASSSSDLSCLMPLRHDQKKPTFTPCSSSSPPAAPPPPVARKRCLADQTEELDEEEDDEFYFNLQTEPPESGLLQEIVNGFYRNRTVDSDSSSSNPKPYDYDHPEANDDGAPAIPQGLLEDVVRFPDLFAMHGIDRSM, translated from the exons ATGGAGGAAACCGGCGGCGCCGGCTACCAAAAACCACCTCGCAGCGGCGGCAGACGCGGCGGCGGCGGCACGGAGACCGGCAAATCCGACGTCGGCACGCGGTACCGCGGCGTTCGACGGCGACCGTGGGGGCGTTATGCGGCGGAGATTCGTGACCCGCTGTCAAAAGAGCGCCGGTGGCTCGGCACCTTCGACACCGCCGAGCAGGCCGCCTGCGCCTACGACATCGCCGCCCGCGCCATGCGCGGCATCAAGGCTCGCACCAACTTCCATTACCCTccccctcctcctcttcctcccccGACCGTGCCACCGCCGGACCGCTGGCCGAATAGTAGTTACAACACACTCCTCCTCCGCAACCTCATCAACTCCTCTCCTTTACGCCCGCATTGTTAtaattctcctcctcctcctcctccaataTTATGCCATGGCATTCCTTGCG TAAATGCTTCGTCTTCTTCGGACTTGTCATGCCTCATGCCGCTGCGACATGATCAGAAGAAGCCTACCTTCACCCCCTGTTCTTCTTCATCACCACCAgcagcaccaccgccacctgttGCTCGTAAGCGTTGCCTGGCTGATCAGACCGAGGAGTTAGACGAGGAGGAGGACGACGAGTTTTATTTTAACTTGCAGACGGAGCCACCGGAGTCAGGACTGCTACAAGAGATCGTCAACGGCTTCTACCGAAATCGGACCGTGGATTCagacagcagcagcagcaaccctAAACCCTACGACTACGATCATCCCGAAGCTAACGACGACGGCGCGCCGGCGATCCCACAAGGTCTGTTGGAGGACGTCGTTCGGTTCCCGGACTTGTTCGCGATGCATGGCATCGATCGTAGCATGTAG